The Lolium perenne isolate Kyuss_39 chromosome 6, Kyuss_2.0, whole genome shotgun sequence genome segment aagaaattatagatacgtttgagacgtatcacgcccaCACGGCAAAGTTCTCGGGGAGCCATAGAGGCAATGACCTCATTGAACCGGCGCACCCTAGGCCAACAAATATTGTCGTTGCTCTTGTCCCCGGCAACGCGGATGAGGTTAAAGTCCCCACCAACGACTACCGGGAAAAGCTCCGCTAGAACCTCCCGTTCTAGCTCGACAAGGAACTCCTAGGACCTTCGGTGATCCGCAGGTCCATAGACTAGGAAGAAGCACCATTTCAAACGGGTATCCCACCTCTAAGCAATCATCCCGAAAGCCAAGAAGCAGACCCCCTGAGTGTCCGTCTGCCGGAAGCCAATTCCAAGCAAACTTTCCCCCACACTTAAGGCTATGAAGCTCCGCCGTCGCGAAATCCTGTCTAATGGTCTGTTGGAGGCCAATGATGTCAAGACGGTGTTGCTTCATGTAGTCCTTCAATTGTGTGCACCGGCCCCCACTGCCGAACCCACACAAGTTGTAAATTAGCGCTTTCATTTGGTGATTGGTTTCTTCCCCCTCCCCTTCCCGCACGGTCAGCGTAGACCTGCGAGGGATCCTAGCACGCGCCTTCTTGCCACCCACGGCATCCGCGGAAGGCAGGTTAGCCCAGTCCGGCGACGCGGTCATCCCCTGGCCGAGCCACCCGTAAAGTGAAGATTCTTAGAGAAAGGAAATAAAAGTTCGGGATATATCTTAGATCAGGAGTCTATATCAGGGATATAGCAACAATAGCTCACTCAGCTTATACTAGTTCAGATCCTAACCGAACTCAACATTACCACACTTTAAGCTACATATACACGAAAATCATCCAACTGCAAAATACTTGGAGAATCCAATCGGCATGTAAAAACACCACAATCTGATCACGTACGGTAACCGACTTCATGAGTACTGAATGATTCAACGAGTAGACACGTACGAGTTATCCTCGACCTCGATCGATCGCTAGTTGTAGTAGAGCTCGAGGCCCATGCTGTCGTGGATCTCGTAGTCGGCGATGGTGATGTGGTCCTTGTAGATGTTGTACCACTTCTGGATGCGGATCGTCTTGGCGCGCGTCCCCGTCTGCGCTGCCACCAGCTTCTTCAGGTCACATCGTGTCGTCATCGTTGCACTTGACGGCTTGACGCGCACCTTCGTCCCCAGCCGGTCGTTCAGCACCACCTAGCCTCCATCATCTTTCCGACAGACGGCCTGCAACCTCCGACTCAGCAAGCAGAAGCAAGGTACCTTTTGGCCTGAGTACAAAGTCCGAGAGAGGCACGAGTTCACGCACAGCAGCAACAGGCCCGGGAGGATCGGAGTCAAACAAGAAGATCGAGACGGCAACGGACTCGGATCGATACGATTGACTACATATAAGCGCGCGGTGCTGTCCATGAAGACAGATACCTACGGTCGTACCTGAACGGGAACTTTCTTTACGATCGACTTTGCGAGAAGGGAGCTAAAGCTAATCTCGGGTTTGGCGCTTTTTGTCAAGAAACCTCAAGACATGGTGAGGGAGCTTTTCGCTTCGACGTGTCAAACAGAAATTGTGATCGCTGTTGTTTGCAAAGCATGTTTATTATGGCTAATCGGTGTCTGCTGCTGTTTGATGAATTTTAGGGGCAGGGACAGTCGTCGAGAAGCATAGATCAATACCGTCATGCTCAGGAACTTCGGCTTCAAAAGAAGAAGCAGGAATTGTTTGAGTTAATCCGACAAGCGTGTGCGAACCCGAAGCTCCAGGACTGCGGAGGGACGTACTCTCGAGAACCGGAGGTCAACATACTCAAGGACCCGGCTCCTAATTGGTCATTTAATTGAGGATGGAGCGCTTCTGAATTTAAAAGAGGCACACATGCAGAACACAACTTCCTGTAGCGTGTGGTGTTCCCTTCATGTATTAGACAgattttttttcctttgtttgctttagttatgcccaacaaacaaaatgaatgaaTACGATGTATGTATCATTACCACTCCTAATCAAATGATTGTGGACCGTTTGAGTAAGTCTAGCAACTACAACCAGAAGCAGAACCGATCTCCCGAGTACGCGCCTTTACAAGAGAGGCAGGGTTGTACGggagttgcaactgagatttgcgTCACGCGGAAGCCACACATGTGCACCGACAGCATTtttcggaggtctgtacacggttggaggatacggcgagtGATATTTTtttctacatgggtggcagcataatctacggattAGGCCACCAGTATCACCTTAGATGTTATACAATTGCTCATGATTGATATGTATTTTGCCTTTGTTGTTTTTGTTAGACAATATgcgtgttgtattaccagggggccaaaggccacaatatatagtacatgtacaggtgcaaatatgcaggaagccccctaacatatagggaaactacaatatacagagatatactctaacaccccccctcaaactcatggtggatccacaacactgagtttggagagtaaaaagtcatgctgcgctctagtttgtgcctttgtaaagaaatccgccaactgcaaatctaaaggcacataatgaaccgcaacaacctcatcctgcacctgagcacgtgtataaaaagcatcaacaccaatatgcttggtcagctcatgcttgaccggatcacgtgcaatactgatagcacctgtctTTGtcgagacaaaagtggagtgggtgtcgtaacagagaccccaaaatctgcaagcaaccaccgtaaccaggtcacctcagcaatcaacaaagccatagcccgcagctcagcctcaacactcgaccgagaaaccgctacctgtttcttcgtcttccaagcaacaagcgaaccaccaagaaacacacgatGGCGtaaagtgaacgacgatccgtaggatcactcgcccacgtagcatccgagtagcactggagctggagagagctagaacgaggaaagaaaaggcgacgagtgatcgtgccacgaaggtaacgaagaacacggaggagatgactgtagtgaacagtggtaggagctgagacaaactgactcagaatatgaataggataagaaatatcaggacgagtgacagcaagataaacaagactcccaacaagatgacgataacgtgtgggatcaggaagaggatcaccatcagtaggacgaagcttaacattaagctccataggagtatcaaccgtgcgctcatccccaagagcagcacgagcaagaagatcctgaatgtacttctcctgagagatagaaaagccatcagaagtggaggaaacctcaatcccaagaaaatagtgaagaggaccaagatcagtcatgagaaactgatcacgaagacgagcctttacaaaggcaatatactcaggatcatcaccagtaatgatcatatcatcaacatagagaaggagaagggtgcgtccacgaggagaagtgtgaacgaaaagtgctggatcatgaagactaggagagaaaccagcagcagtcaccacagaggcaaagcgctcaaaccaggcacgaggggcctgtttgagaccatagagagaacgtcgaagacgacaaaccatcccatcgggaacagaatacccaggaggaggctgcatgtaaacctcctcactcaactcgccattaagaaaagcattctgaacatcaagctgggagacagaccagcggcgaacagaagcaacggcaagaagggtacgcacagtagtcatatgagccacaggggcaaaagtctcatcatagtcacgaccgtgctcctgctgaaaaccacgagccacaagacgcgctttatagctctcaagagatccatcagagcgagtcttaattttatagacccacttacacgtgataggacgaacaccagaaggaggagaaacaagatcccaagtgccagtgcgctcaagcgcagcgatctcctctgccatggcaagctgccattcaggatgacgcgcggcatcccgataagaagtcggctcggaaacgacagagagaccatactgactaggagagtaacgaactggagcacga includes the following:
- the LOC139832549 gene encoding ubiquitin-like protein 5: MTVVLNDRLGTKVRVKPSSATMTTRCDLKKLVAAQTGTRAKTIRIQKWYNIYKDHITIADYEIHDSMGLELYYN